A single window of Lutzomyia longipalpis isolate SR_M1_2022 chromosome 1, ASM2433408v1 DNA harbors:
- the LOC129797129 gene encoding vam6/Vps39-like protein — protein sequence MHEAYTVSQAAKIGVQIECITGYNNYVILGTKLGHLLMYLIQQNESETEIKMDLQLLQYDKNFSKKPIVQIEVIPEYQLLVSLTDNQINVNDISRTNFPLVFSVVKSKGASVFCLNYKRIKCLTGETTLIVRMCVAVKRRLKFWCWRHNDNQFIDYAPDIELNDIPKSLCWSLDTICVGFKTEYVLYTLTDKDPDKRDLFPTSSSRTVDPCITIIDNDRFVLAKDEFIIPVDPVDLAAQEADKTKGSVKPEDFTGDQEASKVIKSIAWTSPVQALVWDEPFIVALLNDTVEIRTLDSGSSKETLVQSIPELLRARLLIRTQRGLIFVASLGQLWRIQMTDIPKQRHNLLQQKNFQLALQLTNISQESEEDKKEKIHQIQTLYAFDLFANKRFRESMKEFAKLETDPCDVIRLFPDLLPQEKDKSPSVVVGGAVLPKLDDRDLENGLLALIDYLTEVRFKIRKELQSGPADSAKPFGKLSPLLSIIDTTMLKCYLQTNDSFVAPLLRRNYCHLEESERILKKYQKFGELIILYQTKGQHKKALQLLHSQAEESGSNLYGHERTIQYLQHLGSEHKGLIFEFAGWVLEKYPEDGLKIFTEDIQEVENLPRAEVLDYLLKNHKQLVVPYLEHVIHVWNESKPIFHNILIQQYRDIVKELKQDMEIGDSSKEKEAHVKNVRAMLLDFLKKSTKYNPETVLGDFPYQDLFEERAIILGKLEKHEKVLAIYIQILGDVDKAIKYCDEVYASKDSRRDEIFVLLIKTLLTPPTSPPYSGVPLHPKCLTPDIETVLEILERDAKKVQPLAVLQILPDNISLLRLRTFLETALQHQLEQKRKTQVLCGLLHAEHLQIHEDRIQNESNTVVISEYSVCPSCKKKFGNQSAFIRYPNGDIVHYSCQQK from the exons ATGCATGAGGCTTACACAGTGTCGCAGGCAGCAAAAATAGGAGTCCAAATTGAATGCATCACAGGATACA ATAATTATGTGATTTTGGGCACAAAACTCGGGCACTTGCTCATGTACTTGATTCAACAAAATGAGAGTGAAACAGAGATAAAGATGGACCTGCAATTGCTGCAGTATGATAAGAACTTCAGCAAGAAACCCATTGTGCAGATTGAAGTTATTCCGGAATATCAGCTACTCGTGAGCCTCACGGATAATCAGATAAATGTAAATGACATCAGCAGAACAAATTTCCCCCTTGTCTTTAGTGTGGTCAAGAGTAAGGGGGCGTCAGTTTTCTGTCTCAACTACAAGAGAATTAAATGCCTCACCGGGGAAACCACACTAATCGTCCGGATGTGCGTAGCGGTGAAGAGGAGACTCAAATTCTGGTGCTGGAGACACAATGACAATCAATTCATTGATTATGCACCAGACATTGAGCTCAATGATATTCCAAAGTCTCTCTGCTGGTCTCTGGATACAATTTGTGTTGGATTTAAAACTGAGTACGTTCTGTATACGCTGACAGACAAGGATCCCgataaaagagatttattcCCCACAAGCTCATCCCGTACTGTTGATCCGTGCATAACAATAATTGATAATGATCGTTTTGTTCTTGCCAAAGATGAATTTATCATTCCTGTGGATCCAGTTGACTTGGCCGCTCAGGAGGCCGATAAGACAAAGGGTTCTGTAAAACCGGAGGATTTCACTGGTGATCAAGAAGCGTCTAAAGTGATAAAGTCTATTGCATGGACTAGCCCAGTACAGGCACTAGTGTGGGATGAACCCTTCATTGTAGCACTACTAAATGACACCGTTGAGATTAGGACACTTGATTCGGGATCCAGCAAAGAAACCCTTGTTCAGTCCATTCCAGAATTACTGAGAGCTCGATTGCTCATCCGCACTCAGAGGGGATTGATCTTTGTTGCATCTCTTGGACAATTGTGGCGCATCCAGATGACTGATATCCCCAAGCAGAGACATAATTTATTGCAGCAGAAAAACTTCCAACTAGCGCTCCAACTGACG aatatttctcaAGAGAGCGAGGAGGACAAGAAGGAGAAGATTCATCAGATACAGACACTCTATGCGTTCGATTTGTTTGCCAACAAACGCTTTCGCGAGTCAATGAAAGAGTTTGCTAAACTCGAGACAGACCCATGTGATGTTATTCGCCTCTTTCCGGATTTACTCCCACAGGAGAAAGATAAATCACCTTCAGTAGTTGTGGGTGGGGCAGTACTACCAAAGTTAGACGATCGTGATCTCGAGAATGGACTTTTAGCGCTGATTGATTACCTTACGGAGGTACGATTTAAAATAAGGAAGGAGCTCCAGAGTGGACCTGCTGATTCAGCGAAACCTTTTGGGAAACTCTCCCCTCTGCTCTCAATCATTGACACCACCATGCTCAAGTGTTACTTGCAGACAAATGATTCATTTGTGGCACCACTATTGCGACGCAACTATTGCCATTTGGAAGAATCCGAGCGGATACTGAAGAAGTATCAAAAATTCGGGGAACTCATTATTCTCTATCAGACAAAGGGTCAGCACAAGAAAGCATTACAACTCCTGCATTCGCAAGCTGAAGAATCAGGATCGAATCTCTACGGACACGAGCGCACCATTCAGTATCTCCAACACTTGGGCAGTGAGCATAAGGggttgatttttgaatttgccgGATGGGTGTTGGAAAAATACCCTGAAGATGGGCTAAAGATCTTTACTGAAGACATTCAAGAAGTGGAAAATCTTCCAAGAGCCGAAGTACTCGATTATCTGCTGAAGAATCATAAACAACTTGTTGTCCCCTACTTGGAGCACGTGATTCACGTGTGGAATGAATCCAAACCGATCTTTCACAATATTCTCATTCAACAGTATAGGGATATTGTGAAAGAATTGAAGCAGGATATGGAAATTGGTGATTCATCGAAGGAAAAGGAGGCTCATGTGAAGAATGTGAGAGCAATGTTGTTGGATTTTCTGAAGAAATCAACAAAGTATAATCCTGAAACGGTTCTTGGGGACTTCCCATACCAAGATCTCTTCGAGGAGCGTGCAATAATTCTGGGAAAGCTGGAGAAGCATGAAAAAGTTCTTGCAATTTACATTCAAATTCTCGGCGATGTTGATAAGGCTATCAAATATTGTGACGAAGTCTATGCAAGCAAGGATTCCCGGAGAGATGAGATTTTTGTATTACTCATCAA AACGCTTTTGACGCCTCCAACCTCACCTCCCTACAGTGGTGTTCCTCTCCATCCAAAATGTCTAACACCTGATATTGAGACGGTTTTGGAGATCCTCGAAAGGGATGCCAAAAAAGTACAACCTCTTGCTGTACTTCAg ATCCTTCCTGACAATATATCCCTTCTTCGTCTTCGTACGTTCTTGGAAACTGCGTTGCAACACCAATTGGAGCAGAAGAGAAAGACTCAAGTTTTATGTGGACTTCTTCATGCTGAACACCTACAAATCCATGAAGATCGCATCCAAAATGAATCCAATACAGTTGTCATCTCCGAATACAGCGTTTGTCCAAGTTGCAAGAAGAAATTCGGCAATCAAAGTGCATTTATTCGTTACCCAAATGGAGATATTGTTCATTATTCGTGtcaacaaaaataa
- the LOC129797132 gene encoding metaxin-2-like: MPSIIGSEYLRQESLAEDPWRDAELYQPYEAETILLPENSACLAVKTYLQMCKLPFDVKFATNAEYMSSGGRTTKLPFLRVGAFFASEFEPIVNLVENKGISLTEDLTEFERSEARAYLSLTDNIFTYAELYISYMDEDVYENVTKPRTASAYNPLLGVIQNWRKKRHALKQLDAMDWKDLTMEEVVEKVATCCNTLDSKLGDKPFMFGDKPVELDAMAFGHIFSILTTPLPNNKLAETIRMYPGLVEFCKRVESKYFVQFHF; this comes from the exons ATGCCGTCAATAATAGGAAGTGAGTATCTGCGACAAGAATCTCTAGCAGAGGACCCATGGAGAGATGCTGAACTTTATCAGCCGTACGAAGCAGAGACAATCCTACTTCCTGAAAATTCTGCATGTTTGGCCGTGAAGACTTATCTGCAG ATGTGCAAACTCCCCTTTGACGTGAAATTCGCCACAAATGCTGAATATATGTCATCCGGAGGGAGAACAACGAAGTTACCTTTCCTCCGGGTAGGTGCTTTCTTTGCATCAGAATTCGAGCCAATTGTGAATCTGGTGGAAAATAAGGGTATAAGCTTAACAGAAGACCTGACGGAGTTTGAAAGATCCGAAGCCAGGGCTTACTTGTCTCTTACGGATAATATCTTCACGTACGCAGAG CTGTATATCAGCTACATGGATGAAGATGTTTATGAGAATGTTACAAAACCACGAACAGCTTCAGCCTACAATCCACTCCTTGGCGTCATTCAGAACTGGCGAAAGAAGCGCCATGCTCTGAAACAACTGGATGCAATGGACTGGAAAGATCTCACCATGGAGGAAGTGGTTGAAAAAGTAGCAACATGCTGTAATACTTTAGACTCAAAATTGGGAGACAAACCCTTCATGTTCGGAGATAA ACCTGTTGAGTTAGACGCCATGGCATTTGGTCACATCTTCTCTATCCTAACAACACCTTTGCCGAACAATAAATTGGCAGAAACCATTCGTATGTATCCGGGACTCGTGGAATTCTGCAAGCGTGTTGAGTCGAAATACTTTGTTCAGTTTCATTTCTAG